The DNA sequence GTCATAAGACTCAGGGACAGCATCAGGAAATCCGCAGGGAGGATCACAGGGAGGCTCAGGGAGCGGGGTATCGGTACTCTGATGCTCACCGGTGACACTGAGGACTCTGCAGCGGCGGTGGCTGCTGAGATCGGTGCTGAAAGATACCGTGGGGGCCTGCTGCCAGAGGATAAGATGAGGATAATACGTGAACTGAGCTCCAGGAAGATCACGGTGATGGTGGGGGATGGTGTTAACGATGCACCGGCACTTGCAGCGGCGGATGTGGGTATAGCCATGGGTGTCAGGGGATCGGACGTGGCCATTGAAACCGCAGATATAACCCTGGTGGAGGATGACCTTGAAAGGATAGATGAGCTCATTGACATCAGCAGGAGAACCATGGATATCATCAGGGTTAACACAGGGTTAACCGTTGCAGTGAAGCTTTCCCTGGCTGTTCTCTCTGTCGCTGGCCTCGTACCACTATGGGTTGCTGTTGCAGTGGGTGATATGGGCCTTTCCCTTTTTGTTATAACAAACAGTCTGCTCCTTGCGAGGTTCTAGTAACGGTGTTATAACAAACAGTCTGCTCCTTGCGAGGTTCCGGTGTCAGTAAGAACCCCTTAAATTAATTTTAAATCCTAAAAAAAAAATAAAATGGTGGTGCTGGACCACCATTAAAAGGGAAGGCTGGCGTATATTCCCTTGATCTTTGCTGTTGCAGTGTTCCAGCTGTTCACAGCACCGAGGCTATTTTTTGAGCTCGTGGCATCTGCAGCGTACCATGTGTCACCCACAAGCACCTGTGCCCACACATGGCCGTAGGTGTTACCTGATGTGAAGGTGCAGGTTCCATGCACGTACCTGGCGGCAAGACCAGCGGTCCTGAAGAGGGCCACCAGGAGGTGCGAGTGATCCACACAGTTACCTGTCCTGTATTTGAGTGTACCCGTGGCACCGTACCTTGTGTTGTAGTAGAAACTGTAGCTTATCCTGTCACGCACCCAGTTGAATATCGCTGTCGCCTTATCCCATGCACCGGTTAATCCTGCAGTCAGGTTTGCTGCCAGTGATTTAATTGCCGGATCATTAACCTGACAGTTTGCTGTTGCAGCAAGGTACTGGGAGGTGCTCTCACCGGTGAAGGGATCGTTCTCGGCTCTGTTCCTGAGTGATGCTGTGGGTGCTGTTGATGCACTGATCTTTTTGATGGTGACGTAGTTTGGTAGTCTGCTGTTGTCCTTCTGGAATTTGAGGATCCTTGCAACCGCGTAGACAAGGTTGTCACTGGATATCTTCCCTATGGTCGAACTCACGTAATTGGGTGCTCTTCTGTTGCTGTTTATGAATTTAAGTACACTGGATGCCAGTTTGAGATAAGCTGACTTTGAGAGCTGTCCTGTGGCTGAACCTGAAGGGTTCGGTGCGTTGCCAACTGTGCGCAGCGTCAGTGAGACTGTGGACCCTGCAAGTTTCAGAAGGTCCTTCAGCATGAGGTCAAGGAACTGGGCGGTACCCAGCTTCTGACCACCCACTGAAACCGTCGCCGGCAGTTTACCGTAGGTTTCAATGTATTTTACAAGTTCTGCTGCAGATTCCCTGATGGTCACAGACGTGTTCCTGAGTGATGCTGTGGGTGCTGTTGATGCACTGATCTTTTTGATGGTGACGTAGTTTGGTAGTCTGCTGTTGTCCTTCTGGAATTTGAGGATCCTTGCAACCGCGTAGACAAGGTTGTCACTGGATATCTTCCCTATGTTCGAACTCACGTAATTGGGTGCTCTTCTGTTGCTGTTTATGAATTTAAGTACACTGGATGCCAGTTTGAGATAAGCTGACTTTGAGAGCTGTCCTGTGGCTGAACCTGAAGGGTTCGGTGCGTTGCCAACTGTGCGCAGCGTCAGTGAGACTGTGGACCCTGCAAGTTTCAGAAGGTCCTTCAGCATGAGGTCAAGGAACTGGGCGGTACCCAGCTTCTGACCACCCACTGAAACCGTCGCCGGCAGTTTACCGTAGGTTTCAATGTATTTTACAAGTTCTGCTGCAGATTCCCTGATGGTCACAGACGTTATGCCTGCACTGTCACCTGCAGCCCTCACTGTGCCGGTGGAGTTCTCCGGGTTCACAGCCACTGAACCGGGTGAACCGCTGGTGCCATTAACCTCCAGCAGACCTCCCGATTCTGTGACCGTTTCATCTGCCTCTGGGGTAGAGGGGGATTCATTCTTCCCGGGATCACCGGGGCTGCTCTGTTTCCCTGTATCTACAGATCCTGTTTCACTTTCATTCATGAGTTCACATTGATTGTACTCTGAACACTGTTCCTCCACCATGCATCCAGCCACGGATGCTGTGTTATCAGCTGCCACTGCATAACCTGCTGTATTAATGAGTAGTATGCATGCAAGTAGCATGCACACATATCTCATGCCAACCGAAATTTTACCGCCTCCAATCCACAGTGCCCGGTAGGGTCACTGTGACAT is a window from the Methanothermobacter thermautotrophicus str. Delta H genome containing:
- a CDS encoding pseudomurein-binding repeat-containing protein, producing the protein MRYVCMLLACILLINTAGYAVAADNTASVAGCMVEEQCSEYNQCELMNESETGSVDTGKQSSPGDPGKNESPSTPEADETVTESGGLLEVNGTSGSPGSVAVNPENSTGTVRAAGDSAGITSVTIRESAAELVKYIETYGKLPATVSVGGQKLGTAQFLDLMLKDLLKLAGSTVSLTLRTVGNAPNPSGSATGQLSKSAYLKLASSVLKFINSNRRAPNYVSSNIGKISSDNLVYAVARILKFQKDNSRLPNYVTIKKISASTAPTASLRNTSVTIRESAAELVKYIETYGKLPATVSVGGQKLGTAQFLDLMLKDLLKLAGSTVSLTLRTVGNAPNPSGSATGQLSKSAYLKLASSVLKFINSNRRAPNYVSSTIGKISSDNLVYAVARILKFQKDNSRLPNYVTIKKISASTAPTASLRNRAENDPFTGESTSQYLAATANCQVNDPAIKSLAANLTAGLTGAWDKATAIFNWVRDRISYSFYYNTRYGATGTLKYRTGNCVDHSHLLVALFRTAGLAARYVHGTCTFTSGNTYGHVWAQVLVGDTWYAADATSSKNSLGAVNSWNTATAKIKGIYASLPF